Below is a genomic region from Granulibacter bethesdensis CGDNIH1.
GAGGCAGGGCAAATTGTCGGTGAATGGATTGGCAATGCCATAGAGAAAGCTAGATTACCCAATATAATTGACTCTGACCTAGGTGCTCGATATAAATGAGCTTCCTGATTATTCAGGACGTGCATACACCCCCTGACCAGAAAGGAGAATTAGTGAAGCTTACCTTAGAGGTTAATCACACAACTGTCTATCTCTTCCTAATAATCTTGGAAAAATATTTTCTTTGAAAACCAGAAAGGGCTGATCCAAAGTTTTGGGCCAGCCCTTTCAAGTATATTTACATCCCCGTATGCACGGGGGAGCAGCTTTATTTGAAGCCGAGCTTGAGAACGCTAGCGGGCTATCTCCATTAATATGGAGGTGTATAATTTTACCTGTTAAATACTAGAACGGAAAGCAAATTCTGCCAACAGCCTATCGCGGATCACTCATCTGAGGCTGCCGCATAGCGTTTTCGGAAAAATCCGGAATCGGCACCGGATACTCACCCGTAAAACACGCATCGCAATAATACGGCTTGCTGTCATCGCGTCCGGGCCGCCCGAGTGCGCGATACAGCCCGTCCAGAGAAATGAACGCCAGGGAGTCCGCTCCAATCAGCTTGGCCATTTCCTCGACATTGTTGCGGGCAGCCAGCAGCTTGCTGCGTTCCGGCGTGTCGATGCCGTAGAAGCACGAATATGTGGTGGGCGGAGAAGAAATGCGCATATGGACTTCGGCGGCTCCGGCCTGACGCACCATCTCCACGATCTTGCGGCTGGTGGTACCCCGCACGATGGAGTCATCCACCAGCACCACGCGCTTGCCCTCCAGCGCGGCGCGGTTGGCGGAGTGTTTCAGCTTTACGCCCAGATGACGGATCTGGTCGGTCGGCTCGATAAAGGTGCGACCCACATAGTGATTGCGGACGATACCGAGTTCGAACGGCACGCCCGATTCCGCCGCATATCCCATCGCGGAGGGGACGCCTGAATCCGGCACGGGCACGATGACATCGGCCTCGACATGGCTTTCGCGGGCCAACTCGCGCCCGATGCTCTTGCGGGCATCATAGACGGAAATGCCTTCCAGCACTGAATCCGGACGGGCGAAATAGATGTATTCGAACACGCAGAAGCGGGAGGTCGTGCGGCCGAAGGGACGGATGCTGTGCACACCCTGATCGTTGATGACGACGATCTCGCCCGGCTCCACATCCCGTACGAATTCCGCGCCGACGACATCCAGCGCGCAGGTCTCGCTCGCCAGGACCCATGACCCCGGCGCACCGGCGGCGCCGGGAATGCGGCCCAGAATCAGGGGGCGAACCCCCATCGGATCACGCACGCCGAGCAGCGCATCGGTGGACAGGGCCACCAGAGAGTAGGCCCCCGTCACCTGCTTGATGGCATCAATCAGCCGGTCCACCACAGTGGAATAGAGGCTGATCGCGATCAGATGGACGAAGACCTCGCTGTCTGTGGTGGACTGAAACAGGCAGCCACGCCGGACCAGCGCCTTGCGCAGGGTCAGGGCATTGGTCAGGTTGCCGTTATGGGCGACGGCCAGACCCCCGAACTCGAAATCGGCATAAAGCGGCTGCACGTTGCGCAGCAGGGTCTCGCCGGTGGTCGCGTAGCGGTTATGCCCGATCGCGTGCGGACCGGGCAGGGAGGCCATGATCCGTGCATCACCGAAATTATCGCCGACCAGCCCCAGGCCCTTATGCGTATGATGGCGCTGCCCGTCATAGCTGACGATGCCGGTTGCTTCCTGTCCGCGATGCTGCAGCGCATGCAGGCCGAGTGCGGTAATGGCGGCGGCATCCGTGGCATTCCAGATGCCGAACACCCCGCATTCCTCATGCAGCGTATCGTCCTCGGCCCGATCGACCATCAGGGTCTGCGGCGTCATGGGACCGGTTCCGCCGGAAGAGGCGGCGGCATCGTGAAGCTCGTCGGAACGGGTCGGCTGCGCCATTTATTTACTCTCCTGCCCCTCGCTGGGCCGTCTTCCGGTGGCATAGCCGCGGGGGCTTGCCTGCATATAGTCCTGCGCCCTGGTGTCCACCTTTGCAGGGGCAGCCAGTTTCGGGCGGTATTCTTCCGGGACTTCTTCGGTCAGGCGGACCGCTCCCGCATAGATATAGGGTAAGGCACGTGCTTTCAGTACCGGCTCCGGCCAGTTTTGCACAGGAATCAGCAGCCCTGCCGCGATATAGGCGCAGAGCATCAGAGCGAAGCCGCGCACGATGCCGAAGACCAGCCCCAGCGTGCGATCCAGTCCCCCGAGAACGGAGCCGCGTACCAGTTTCCCGATCATGGAGGCGACAACCGACAGCACGATCAATGCCACCACAAAAACGATGGCAAAGGCGGCCGGATCGGCCAGCGCATGATCCGGGATCAGAGTACGGATCTGCGGAGTGACGGATGTAAAGCTTCGTGCCGCGATCCAGGCGGCCCCCACCCATGCGCCAATCCCCAGAGCCTCGCGCACGAAGCCCCGCGTAAAGGCCAGCATGGCCGATACGGCCAGAACCGCCAGCACGGTCAGGTCGACCCAGTTCATAGCGGCTGGATCAAGGCAGGGCGCATAACAGCGCCATGGAGGGTGGCCCGGTTCACGGTCATCATCATGTCACGAAAAGGTGCAGCGAGGCGCATATATCGACCCTCTCGCTCTGATGCCAGCGCGGAGGCTGCATTGCAGCATATCCTCGCAAAATAAGTGACCATCATGTCACGCTTTGTCCCGGGCCGGTATAGTGGCATAAGCCCGGTCAAGCATGCCCGGACGTTGACAGAAACCGATCCGTCACTGGCGGCGCAGGATCGAACAGGGCAAGGTGCCGGCATGGATGTGTCGATGGCATTGCTGAATCTGGCTGGCTCCGTGGCGTTGCTGCTGTGGGGCGTGCATATGGTTCAGACAGGTATTCAGCGTGCACTGGGGGCGCGGCTGAATATTTTTCTCACCCGGGCGCTGCGGAACCGTTTCAAGGCCTTTCTGGCCGGCATGGGCGTCACCGCCATTCTTCAAAGCAGCACCGCCACCGGGCTGATGCTGACCGGATTCGCGGCAGGCGGGTTGGTGGAACTTGCTCCGGCGCTGGCGGTCATGCTGGGTGCCAATGTCGGCAGCACGCTGATCGTCCAGCTTTTGTCTTTCGACATTGCCGCTGTGGCGCCCGTAATGATCCTGATCGGGGTCATGATGTTCCGTCGCGGGCAGGCGGCCACACGGGATACCGGGCGCATCATGATCGGGCTTGGCCTGATGCTTATGGCGCTGCACAGCTTCGTGGCCCTGCTGGAACCCTATGAGCACGCAGGGCAGGCGCGGGAGCTGCTGGGCGTTGTGGCCAGCTGGCCGTTGCTGGATCTTCTGCTGGGGGCCGGGTTGACATGGGCGGCGCATTCCAGCGTGGCGACGGTATTGCTGATGATGAGTTTCGCACAGAAAGGCGCGATTTCTCCCGATGCCGCTTTTGCCATGGTGCTCGGCGCGAATATCGGCACTGCGATCAATCCGGTGCTGGAAGGGGCATCGGGAGAAGATCCCGCGGCCCGTCGGCTGCCGTTGGGTAACCTGCTGCTCCGCACACTGGGGGCGGTGGTGGCAATGGTGGTGCTGGGGCCTGTCGGTCGTCTGATGGTGCAGATCGAGCCGGATGCGGGCAGGGCCGTCGCGGATTTCCATACCGCCTTCAACCTTATGCTGGCGATTGTGGCGTTTCCCCTTCTGGACGCATTCGCAAACATGCTGAAGCGGATGCTGCCCGCCAGACAGGATGAGGATGATCCGGCCCGCCCGCTCTATCTGGATGGAGCAGCCGTGGAAAGCCCGCCCGCTGCACTCGGTGGGGCAGCGCGGGAGGCCCTGCGGCTGGTCGATGTGCTGGAGACGATGTTGCATGGGCTGAAGGAGGCATTCGCCCGTGGTGGCCGAAAGGGGATTGCCGATACCAGGCGGCTCGACTCGGTGCTCGACCGCCTCAATGCTGCGATCCGCTCCTATCTGACCCGGATCGATCCGGAAGCCATGAGTGAGGCCGATCATCGCAGGGTGCGGGAAATCCTTTCATTCGGCACGAATATTGAAAATGCGGGCGATGTGATCGAACGTAATCTGCTGTCTCAGGCGATGAAAAAATTTAAGGGCGGGATTGCCTTCTCCCCCGAGGCGGATGCCGAGATCCAGACATTGATCGAGCGCTGTACCAGCAATCTTCGCAACGCTGCGGCCCTGTTCATGACCGAGGATGTGCGCCTCGCCCGCCGTCTGGCAGCGGAAAAGGAAGTGTTCCGGGATGCCGAAAATAGCGCCACCGAACAATATTTCCGGCGGCTGCGGACGGAAGGGAAAGCGGCCGAGCTGGAAAACCTGTATCTGGATGTGTTGCGTGACCTGAAACTGATGAACACGCATCTCGTGGCCGCTGCCGCCTATCCGGTGCTGGAGGCGCATGGGGAACTGGCCGCCAGTCGTCTGCGGGTTGAATGAGGCTTCCTTCTGCGGTCCTTGGTTGACGTCGGACCGTTTCCGATTGTACGTGAGCAGCGTGACATCAGAAGTCAAAACCCGTCCCTTTTTCCGCGTGCGCGGTCGGTCCTTCATTGCTGTCGTCCTGGTACCGGAACAACCGGTGCATGACTGGCTGGGGGAGCTTGATGCGCAGATCGAGCGGTCACCGAGCTTTTTCGACCGTCGCCCGGTGGTGGTAGACCTGTCTGTTGCCGGGTTGCAGGAACCCGGCCTGATGGCACTCTTTGCCGAGCTGGAAGCCCGCAATATCCGCCCCATCGGGATTGAGGGGCTGGATGAAGCCGAAGAAGAATGGAGCGAAAATCTGCTTGCTTCCCTGCCGCCGGTGATTCGCGGCAGCCGTGCTGCGGGCGATCTGGATATTCCTGAAGAAACCCGGCCGGAAGAAATGATGGCCCTGGTCGTAGAGCGCCCCGTGCGCTCCGGCCAATCTGTCGTGCATGACAAGGGGGACGTGATTGTGATCGGCTCCGTCGCATCCGGGGCGGAGGTCGTTGCGGGCGGTTCCATTCACGTCTACGGCACGCTCCGTGGACGTGCGATTGCCGGATTGATGGAAGACGGAACCCCCCGTATCTTCTGCAGCAAGCTGGAAGCCGAGCTGGTGGCGATCGAAGGCGTCTGGAAAACCGCCGATGATATGGAACCATCCCTGCGCGGCAGGCCGGTGCAGATCATGCGTGACGGTGAAACGATCAAGATCGTCGCGTTCGACTAAAGGGGCCTCTTACGCTGGGCCGATATGTTGGCTATCGTCGAAACGATAAGGCATCCGTGTTTCAGTGGCCCTGATGATCATGGCACAGCGTGGGTGACCGGGTCATGATCTACGGTGGAGCATCCCCAATGTGGATGCGGTTGAGCGCCTGAGGGAGGCTTGAATGTCTAAGGTTTTGGTTGTGACCTCGGGCAAGGGCGGTGTCGGCAAGACGACATCGACTGCCGCGCTGGGTGCGGCATTGGCCCAGCTGGGCAAGACCGTCTGTGTCGTCGATTTCGATGTGGGCCTGCGCAATCTTGATCTGATCATGGGTGCGGAACGTCGTGTGGTGTTCGACCTGATCAATGTAGTGCAAGGCGATGCGCGCCTCAGCCAGGCCCTGATCCGTGACAAGAGGGTTGAAAATCTCTCCCTGCTGCCTGCCAGCCAGACCCGTGACAAGGATGCGCTGACCCCGGAAGGTGTGCAGACCGTGATTGAGGAACTGCGCACACGTTTTGACTGGGTGGTCTGTGACAGCCCCGCCGGGATCGAAAAAGGCGCCACGCTCGCGATGCAGTTTGCCGATGTCGCGGTTGTGGTGACCAATCCCGAAGTGTCATCCGTGCGCGACAGTGATCGCATCATCGGTCTGCTGGATTCAAAAACGGACAAGGCGCAGAAAGACGAGCGCATCGACAAACATCTCTTACTAACCCGTTATGACGCTGTGCGGGCGGCGAAGGGCGAGATGCTGAAGGTTGATGACGTGCTGGAGGTTCTGTCGATTCCTCTGCTGGGCATCATTCCCGATAGCGAAGAGGTGCTGAAAGCTTCCAATGTCGGCTCACCCGTGACGTTGAATGCACCGCAGAGCGTCCCGGGCAAGGCCTATTTCGATGCTGCAAGGCGCCTGCTGGGTGAGGATGTGCCGATGGTGGTGCCGTCCGAGAAGCGCGGGCTGGTTGGTCGTCTGTTCGGCAGGAGGGTTGCGTGAGCTTATTCGGCTTTCTCCAACGTAAACCGACGGCCCAGGTCGCCCGCAACCGGCTTCAGATTCTGCTGGCGCATGAGCGGGGGCTGGAGGGTAATGCTGACCTTGCCGCCATCCTGCAGGAAGAGATTATTGCGGTCATCGCGAAGCATGTCGAGATCGACCGGGAAAAGGTGCAGGTCAAGCTTGATCGCGGCTCTGCTTTTTCCACACTGGAAATCGATGTCGAGATGCCAAATGGAAAGAAGGCTTGAGCATCCGGGCAGGCCGTTCAGGGTGA
It encodes:
- the purF gene encoding amidophosphoribosyltransferase — its product is MTPQTLMVDRAEDDTLHEECGVFGIWNATDAAAITALGLHALQHRGQEATGIVSYDGQRHHTHKGLGLVGDNFGDARIMASLPGPHAIGHNRYATTGETLLRNVQPLYADFEFGGLAVAHNGNLTNALTLRKALVRRGCLFQSTTDSEVFVHLIAISLYSTVVDRLIDAIKQVTGAYSLVALSTDALLGVRDPMGVRPLILGRIPGAAGAPGSWVLASETCALDVVGAEFVRDVEPGEIVVINDQGVHSIRPFGRTTSRFCVFEYIYFARPDSVLEGISVYDARKSIGRELARESHVEADVIVPVPDSGVPSAMGYAAESGVPFELGIVRNHYVGRTFIEPTDQIRHLGVKLKHSANRAALEGKRVVLVDDSIVRGTTSRKIVEMVRQAGAAEVHMRISSPPTTYSCFYGIDTPERSKLLAARNNVEEMAKLIGADSLAFISLDGLYRALGRPGRDDSKPYYCDACFTGEYPVPIPDFSENAMRQPQMSDPR
- a CDS encoding CvpA family protein — its product is MNWVDLTVLAVLAVSAMLAFTRGFVREALGIGAWVGAAWIAARSFTSVTPQIRTLIPDHALADPAAFAIVFVVALIVLSVVASMIGKLVRGSVLGGLDRTLGLVFGIVRGFALMLCAYIAAGLLIPVQNWPEPVLKARALPYIYAGAVRLTEEVPEEYRPKLAAPAKVDTRAQDYMQASPRGYATGRRPSEGQESK
- a CDS encoding Na/Pi cotransporter family protein, translating into MSRFVPGRYSGISPVKHARTLTETDPSLAAQDRTGQGAGMDVSMALLNLAGSVALLLWGVHMVQTGIQRALGARLNIFLTRALRNRFKAFLAGMGVTAILQSSTATGLMLTGFAAGGLVELAPALAVMLGANVGSTLIVQLLSFDIAAVAPVMILIGVMMFRRGQAATRDTGRIMIGLGLMLMALHSFVALLEPYEHAGQARELLGVVASWPLLDLLLGAGLTWAAHSSVATVLLMMSFAQKGAISPDAAFAMVLGANIGTAINPVLEGASGEDPAARRLPLGNLLLRTLGAVVAMVVLGPVGRLMVQIEPDAGRAVADFHTAFNLMLAIVAFPLLDAFANMLKRMLPARQDEDDPARPLYLDGAAVESPPAALGGAAREALRLVDVLETMLHGLKEAFARGGRKGIADTRRLDSVLDRLNAAIRSYLTRIDPEAMSEADHRRVREILSFGTNIENAGDVIERNLLSQAMKKFKGGIAFSPEADAEIQTLIERCTSNLRNAAALFMTEDVRLARRLAAEKEVFRDAENSATEQYFRRLRTEGKAAELENLYLDVLRDLKLMNTHLVAAAAYPVLEAHGELAASRLRVE
- the minC gene encoding septum site-determining protein MinC, with the translated sequence MSSVTSEVKTRPFFRVRGRSFIAVVLVPEQPVHDWLGELDAQIERSPSFFDRRPVVVDLSVAGLQEPGLMALFAELEARNIRPIGIEGLDEAEEEWSENLLASLPPVIRGSRAAGDLDIPEETRPEEMMALVVERPVRSGQSVVHDKGDVIVIGSVASGAEVVAGGSIHVYGTLRGRAIAGLMEDGTPRIFCSKLEAELVAIEGVWKTADDMEPSLRGRPVQIMRDGETIKIVAFD
- the minD gene encoding septum site-determining protein MinD, which codes for MSKVLVVTSGKGGVGKTTSTAALGAALAQLGKTVCVVDFDVGLRNLDLIMGAERRVVFDLINVVQGDARLSQALIRDKRVENLSLLPASQTRDKDALTPEGVQTVIEELRTRFDWVVCDSPAGIEKGATLAMQFADVAVVVTNPEVSSVRDSDRIIGLLDSKTDKAQKDERIDKHLLLTRYDAVRAAKGEMLKVDDVLEVLSIPLLGIIPDSEEVLKASNVGSPVTLNAPQSVPGKAYFDAARRLLGEDVPMVVPSEKRGLVGRLFGRRVA
- the minE gene encoding cell division topological specificity factor MinE; amino-acid sequence: MSLFGFLQRKPTAQVARNRLQILLAHERGLEGNADLAAILQEEIIAVIAKHVEIDREKVQVKLDRGSAFSTLEIDVEMPNGKKA